Proteins from a genomic interval of Saccopteryx leptura isolate mSacLep1 chromosome 13, mSacLep1_pri_phased_curated, whole genome shotgun sequence:
- the LOC136384440 gene encoding uncharacterized protein yields MVQSTVFSTEYPSKFPKYHRTGRSTAERTASGEPGSGPEQPPSRESGPPPRLPTLQGHPLASPHCGTTPSPPHITGPPPRLPTLRDHPLASPHYRTTPLASPHYRATPSPPHITGPPPRLPTLQGHPLASPHFGTTPSPPHITGPPPRLPTLQDHPLASPHCGTPPLALPTLQDHPSPPHITGPPPRLPTLRDHPLASPHCGTTPSPPHITGPPPRLPTLQGHPLWPPTLRDLPLASPHYRTTPSPPHITGPPPRLPTLQGHPLASPHCGTTPSPPHIAGPPPRLPTLRDHPPRLPTLRDHPLASPHCGTTPSPPHITGPPPRLPTLRDHPLASPHYRTTPSPPHITGPPPRLPTLRDHPLASPHYGTTPPPPHITGPPPRLPTLQDHPLASPHYRATPLTSPHYRTTPSPPHITGPPPRLPTLRDNPLASPHCGTIPLASPHYGTTFSPPHITGPPPRLPTLQDNPLASPHYGTTPSPPHITGPPPRLPTLQDRPPRLPTLQDRPLASPHYRTVSSPL; encoded by the coding sequence GACCGCCCCCTCGCCTCCCCACATTACAGGGCCACCCCCTCGCCTCCCCACATTGCGGGACCACCCCCTCGCCTCCCCACATTACGGGACCACCCCCTCGCCTCCCCACATTACGGGACCACCCCCTCGCCTCCCCACATTACAGGACCACCCCCCTCGCCTCCCCACATTACAGGGCCACCCCCTCGCCTCCCCACATTACAGGGCCACCCCCTCGCCTCCCCACATTACAGGGCCACCCCCTCGCCTCCCCACATTTCGGGACCACCCCCTCGCCTCCCCACATTACAGGACCACCCCCTCGCCTCCCCACATTACAGGACCACCCCCTCGCCTCCCCACATTGCGGGACACCCCCACTCGCCCTCCCCACATTACAGGACCACCCCTCGCCTCCCCACATTACAGGGCCACCCCCTCGCCTCCCCACATTGCGGGACCACCCCCTCGCCTCCCCACATTGCGGGACCACCCCCTCGCCTCCCCACATTACAGGACCACCCCCTCGCCTCCCCACATTACAGGGCCACCCCCTCTGGCCTCCCACATTGCGGGACCTACCCCTCGCCTCCCCACATTACAGGACCACCCCCTCGCCTCCCCACATTACAGGACCACCCCCTCGCCTCCCCACATTACAGGGCCACCCCCTCGCCTCCCCACATTGCGGGACCACCCCCTCGCCTCCCCACATTGCAGGGCCACCCCCTCGCCTCCCCACATTGCGGGACCACCCCCCTCGCCTCCCCACATTACGGGACCACCCCCTCGCCTCCCCACATTGCGGGACCACCCCCTCGCCTCCCCACATTACGGGGCCACCCCCTCGCCTCCCCACATTGCGGGACCACCCCCTCGCCTCCCCACATTACAGGACCACCCCCTCGCCTCCCCACATTACAGGGCCACCCCCTCGCCTCCCCACATTGCGGGACCACCCCCTCGCCTCCCCACATTACGGGACCACCCCCCCGCCTCCCCACATTACAGGGCCACCCCCTCGCCTCCCCACATTACAGGACCACCCCCTCGCCTCCCCACATTACAGGGCcacccctctcacctccccacaTTACAGAACCACCCCCTCGCCTCCCCACATTACAGGGCCACCCCCTCGCCTCCCCACATTGCGGGACAACCCCCTCGCCTCCCCACATTGCGGGACCATCCCCCTCGCCTCCCCACATTACGGGACCACCTTCTCGCCTCCCCACATTACGGGACCGCCCCCTCGCCTCCCCACATTGCAGGACAACCCCCTCGCCTCCCCACATTACGGGACCACCCCCTCGCCTCCCCACATTACAGGGCCACCCCCTCGCCTCCCCACATTACAGGACCGCCCCCCTCGCCTCCCCACATTACAGGACCGCCCCCTCGCCTCCCCACATTACAGGACAGTGTCGTCCCCTTTGTAA